TATCACTCACTGCATAGAAACACCATTTACTACAGACTGAGGTAGGAACACTACACTAAAAGTTAATTTAGCTATGTTGCATAAAACAGTATATCATGTAAAAATCTATCCTTCATCTCCTGGCAGCATTCATAACATAATCTATCTTTTAGAGAGTTATTAATCGTATGCAAAATCCTTTTCCGCTTTTGTGATAATCAGATGGCTATGGCTAGGTCTTCAGCGGTGAGACAcaactgctttattttccttgttttttttttcccctgacagTCAGTAGTTAAAGTGGACTTTATTTATTGCAGTGACAAGCTATCAAAGTCCAGCTGACTTTCcataattctctctctctcaagttTCTTTGTCGCGCTCTCTTGCCAGGTGTCAGATCGCTAGGTTGGGACAGAACTCACAACTGACCTCGGCGAGGATGGGCGCACACCCTGCACGCTCGCGCCCTTCGCTGCAGGCTCAAACGTGTGCGCGGTGATAGATGGTGGTGTGCTCAAAGACAAGAACATGAAAATCAGgcttttaaaactgcagttatGGCCCCAGCTTACATAAAATCTCTCCCTGAGATGAAATAAAACTTGCTCATCTGTTTTTCgttttctttgttaaatatgTCCAACTTCTCAATAAAAACGTAATAGAACTAGCTTTTATTGCTCCCTTTGTAAGTAGATTGTTATGCTTCCCAGCTAACTAAAGATTCCAGTGTTCATGTTGCAAGTCAAATGAATTAGTTTATGCATTTTTGCTTGAGGATGGATAGATTAGTGGTTGCCCAttggcttctttcttttcagtgttacCTCTACTTCTGTAGTTCTGTCCTTTTTACCTTCAGCAAAGTGATAAAACTATAGCTCCAGTCTTTATTCCATAATTAGTTGTGGGTTAATCATCTGATGTTAGGAATCCAgtcaacaaaaatgtttattcccAAACCATTTGCTCAACTTGAATCACTTTGTACAGCGCGCTGTGTTCACCCAATCCATAAagtaaaaaaagatttgattaGATTCAATaacaaaatagcattttgttgttaaaatatatgttgaaacagtctctcttttttttttttttttgtacaaaacaAGTACAACTTTCTGAGGCTAAATGTCTGTCTAATAAATCCAATGTGGTTACTGGTGGCTGCGCACTCGGACTTTGTCGACCGTAGTCGAGTGCGTTCGTCTACCGACTGCGGGACTGGCGCCCCGCTCGCGCAGGGCTGACACCTCTGTGATGAAGCGCCGCACCGGGGAGCGCTAGACGGTCAAGGTTTAGAAAAAGTCGCAAAAGGCTGAGTTTGTAGAGTAGGCTAAATCGTCACGGTCACTTTCCTACGCTACGTGAAGGAATAGACTTACACCACCACGGCTCTACTTCGCGCCTGTCGTGTGTGCCAACACCAGCTCGCACGGGACTAAACTGAATCCGGATCTGCTCCAGTTAAAATTAAACCACGAATTGCCACTTATGAAACTCTGGTTAGCAAGGCGTAATCGCTGTAAAGCAGTGCCTTTACGGTGCTGGCGCTGTGCACAGTGGCAGAGTTGATAAAGTAACAATACACGAGTGTTTAAGTTACAACTCAGTAGCACCATTACTGAAGCTCCTGCATAATACAATATCTCGAGAATCTCAGCTGCTGGCTGATGCTAATACAATAATCAGTAgtaatagtaaaataaattccTCTCTTTATTTGATACTTCCAAAGTATTACACGcatctatgaaaaaaaatcaaaattaaaaacttaaattttccTGCTGGCTCCAAGATAGGAGACGGAACGGCTGAGTATGCTAGGAAAGAGGGTCTGTAAGGAAATGTGTTTGATCTGGCATGAGTCTATCCCTTTCTTCGTCTTGGAAAGACACGTCCTAGGTCGCACTGTACTCTGAGTCATGAAAGAAGGATTATTGTATGTGCCGATGGTGCCACAAGGGGTCCCATTTGCTGGGAACGGGCAGCAGGTATCTTCTGAGTCCACCTGGCTAGTTATTTGGAGACTCCTGCCTTCAGGTGTCAATGAGCAGGTTTACCACGGAGCGGATTTTGCAGGCAAACCATCGCCTGAGGGGACAAAAGTATTGATAATGGAACTGTTCAAACTCGGGGGTCTGGCGAATATCACGGAAAAAGGCAGTGTCAAGGTCAGACTCAGTAAGGATGATCAGGAGAAGGAGCAAAACAAAGAGGAGTCCAACTGTCACAAGGAGCAAACGGAGGACACTTAAAACAAACTTATTCACCTGTTCCGCTTGTGTCccgccagcgccagcagcgcccTGGCACAAGGCCCTGAACTCGCCGCCCAGCGCCTCCGCCTCGGCCGCGGTGGGCGTGTTGGCTTCGGACTCCTTCTCCTCCTCGATGCTGCACGGGGCGCCGTTGATCTGCCGggcgagcagcagcagctccaggctgtgCTCCGCCACCGGCGTGGGCAGCACGCTGTCCGCCGGGCTGTAGTTCTCGTCCGCGATGACGGCCACGCGCTCGCTGCTCTCGGCGCGGCCGCTCCTCGCCTGCGGCACGAAGGCGTCTCCGTGGGAGGCCGAGCGCACCGGGGTCGAGTGGGCGCTGTCGCGCAGCGACTCCAGGCCTGGCCGGGGGGGACGACAGCAAAGGGGGGGAGGAACAGCTTTATTGCGGCCGGGCGGAGaagcggccgccgcgcgctgccCGGCCGGGGACCGCGGGGCGTACGGAGGCGCTGGGCTGCCCGGCCCCTCCGGAGCGAGCGCTGCAgcggcgccggctcccgccgcgctcAGCCCCGGCGAGCGCCCGAACCCCGCAGCTTTCCTCCGCGAAACGGCCCCGGCAAAACCCGCGCCAAGGCGCTGCCGCAGCCACAGCCCGGCGGGGATCAACCCCGGGAGCAAGCGGCTCACGGCTGGCAGTTACCAGCAGCTCTGATTTCTACTCATCCACTACAGAAGACATTACACACACGGACACGAGCTGAAGAAACATTCCCGGGCTGCATTCCCCAGTGCCCGGGGCAGCTCCCGGGCACATTCCCGAGCTGCATTCCCCAGTGCCCGGGGCAGCTCCCGGGCACATTCCTGAGCTGCATTCCCCAGACCAGGGGCAGCTCCCGGGCACATTCCTGAGCTGCATTCCCCAGTGCCTGGGGCAGCTCCCGGGCGCATTCCTGAGCTGCATTCCCCAGTGCCCGGGGCAGCTCCCGGGCACATTCCTGAGCTGCATTCCCCAGTGCCCGGGGCAGCTCCCCGGCACATTCCCGAGCTGCATTCCCCAGTGCCCGGGGCAGCTCCTGGGCACATTCCCGAGCTGCATTCCCCAGTGCCTGGGGCAGCTCCCGGGCACATTCCTGAGCTGCATTCCCCAGTGCCCGGGGCAGCTCCCGGGCACATTCCTGAGCTGCATTCCCCAGACCAGGGGCAGCTCCTGGGCACATTCCCGTGCTGCATTCCCCAGACCAGGGGCAGCTCCTGGGCACATTCCCGAGCTGCATTCCCCAGACCAGGGGCAGCTCCCGGGCACATTCCCGAGCTGCATTCCCCAGTGCCCGGGGCAGCTCCCGGGCACATTCCTGAGCTGCATTCCCCAGACCAGGGGCAGCTCCCGGGCACATTCCCGTGCTGCATTCCCCAGACCAGGGGCAGCTCCTGGGCACATTCCCGAGCTGCATTCCCCAGTGCCCGGGGCAGCTCCCGGGCACATTCCCGAGCTGCATTCCCCAGTGCCCGGGGCAGCTCCCGGGCACATTCCTGAGCTGCATTCCCCAGTGCCTGGGGCAGCTCCCGGGCACATTCCTGAGCTGCATTCCCCAGACCAGGGGCAGCTCCTGGGCACATTCCCGAGCTGCATTCCCCAGTGCCCGGGGCAGCTCCTGGGCACATTCCCGAGCTGCATTCCCCAGTGCCCGGGGCAGCTCCCGGGCACATTCCTGAGCTGCATTCCCCAGTGCCCGGGGCAGCTCCCGGGCACATTCCCGAGCTGCATTCCCCAGTGCCCGGGGCAGCTCCCGGGCACATTCCTGAGCTGCATTCCCCAGTGCCCGGGGCAGCTCCCCGGCACATTCCCGTGCTGCATTCCCCAGTGCCCGGGGCAGCTCCCGGGCACATTCCTGAGCTGCATTCCCCAGTGCCCGGGGCAGCTCCTGGGCACATTCCCGAGCTGCATTCCCCAGTGCCCGGGGCAGCTCCTGGGCACATTCCCGAGCTGCATTCCCCAGTGCCCGGGGCAGCTCCCGGGCACATTCCCGTGCTGCATTCCCCAGTGCCCGGGGCAGCTCCTGGGCACATTCCTGAGCTGCATTCCCCAGTGCCCGGGGCAGCTCCCCGGCACATTCCTGAGCTGCATTCCCCAGACCAGGGGCAGCTCCTGGGCACATTCCCGAGCTGCATTCCCCAGTGCCCGGGGCAGCTCCCGGGCACATTCCCGTGCTGCATTCCCCAGTGCCCGGGGCAGCTCCCGGGCACATTCCCGAGCTGCATTCCCCAGTGCCCGGGGCAGCTCCCGGGCACATTCCTGAGCTGCATTCCCCAGTGCCCGGGGCAGCTCCCGGGCACATTCCTGAGCTGCATTCCCCAGACCAGGGGCAGCTCCTGGGCACATTCCCGAGCTGCATTTCCCAGTGCCCGGGGCAGCTCCCCGGCACATTCCCGAGCTGCATTCCCCAGTGCCCGGGGCAGCTCCCGGGCACATTCCCGAGCTGCATTCCCCAGTGCCCGGGGCAGCTCCCGGGCACATTCCCAAGCTGCATTCCCCAGTGCCCGGGGCATCTCCCCGGCACATTCCCGTGCTGCATTCCCCAGACCAGGGGCAGCTCCTGGGCACATTCCCGTGCTGCATTCCCCAGACCAAGGGCAGCTCCTGGGCACATTCCCGAGCTGCATTCCCCAGTGCCCGGGGCAGCTCCTGGGCACATTCCCGAGCTGCATTCCCCAGTGCCCGGGGCAGATCCCGGGCAGATTCCCGAGCTGCATTCCCCAGACCAGGGGCAGCTCCCGGGCACATTCCCGTGCTGCATTCCCCAGACCAGGGGCAGCTCCCGGGGACGCATCCCCGTGCTGAGTGACCGCCGGCGCCGTGCACAGAGCTGCCCAAACCTCCCCGCTGTCTCCTCGCTCCAAGCCCCCCTGAGCACTGTAAACctgggcagagcggggcccggcgccggcagcggcgcgTTACctggggcgggcgcgggggccaCGACCTGCACCCGGGGCCCCAGGCCCAGCACGCGGACCCGCACGTCCCGGCAGCAGCGGTTGACGAGCCGCAGGCGGACGTTGACTTTGGTCTTAATCTTCACGAGGCTCCGCACCATGGtggccggggcgcgcgggccCCTCCGGCGCTGTCCGGGCTCCCGCTCTGCCGCGGCGCCCAGCGAGGCGCCGGTGACGGAAAGCAGCGGGCGGGCAGCgaggggcgggcggcagcagggcACGCTGCCGAAGCCGGGGCGGCTCCAGGGGCAACCCCGGCTGCTTTACGTGCACGGGCTGCGGTCAGACCGGCAGCACTCCGGCTCCTCCCGCTCTGCTCGGACCCAGCTTGCTTGAGGAGTTTTTCAAgcaggttttatttgtttttcgggtgaattcagtattttgaagTGACGAGCAAGGCGCACTGGCTCGCTCGGGACGGGCGCTATGGGGGTTATTTCAAAGCAGGGCACAACTCACCTCCCGCCCGGGCTAGAGGCATTAATATAACCTACAGTCTTCTCTGCTGTACTTCAGAACTAATACAGATTGCACTGCTAAGAAATTCccctctgttttccttctgcactGGAGGCATCTGGTCTGTATGGGCCTCACTTTGCCCTTGCTCAGCTATTAGCCCCTGAGCAGCAAAATCAACGGTTAGAGCTGTCAAACACTTCTTTAAGAACCCCAAAACATACTTCAGGAATcgcttccttccccttctttcaCACATAAGTAcgagggataaaaaaaaaaaaaaaaaaactgattttctgCCAGTTCTTTGGTTATAGACTAATATTCCTTTGCCCTCGGTAAGAGCTGCTCTGAAGGCAGACCCgcatctcagctgtgctaatGCACCAGGGACGACTTCAGCTCTCCACGGCTGAGAGCGAGATCGAGGGAAGGGCCAGATCTTTCCTGCAAATAGTCCgtcaaataaaaattaaatcatttggTGGTgtctctatttccttttctttaaatattttaggaaatgaGTTTGCTGGCAAGACTCTCTAAATTCAGAGGCACGTCGGGGAATCCTACATAAAGACGTGTTTTCAGCAGTGGGGAGCGGGGTCCCGGCGGGACGCGCCTGCAGCCCACCCGGCTGGggcgcgcggctccccgcggctcGAGCAGCAAATAAACCCGAGAAATTCGGACGCGGTCCACAGCAAACGTCCAGCGAGGAGAGGCGAGCACGCGGGGCAGCTGCAGCGACTATCTACTGAGCGCAGCTTTGGGCAGTTACAAGCTGCGCTCTAGGGAGAGGTCAAAACGTTAACGCCGAGCGCGGTTTCTGGTGGGAAACGCGGTCGCTCGGGCCACGGGCTCCGCCGGGAAGGGCCCCGGTCTGGGCGGCAGTGCCGGGGGCGCTCCCCCCCCCaaggcgccgcggcccgccccgtcccgccaCGCCGCCCCCCCTTACCTTCCATGATGGAGATGTGCACGGCTCTCCTCCGCGTCCGCGGCACGCTGCTCAGCCGGGGCCCGTGGGTGATGGACGGGCAGCTGCGGCTGGGCACCAGCCCGGCCCTGCGGGCAGAGAGCGGGCAGGCGGCTCGAGGGGGGCATCcaccgggccggggggggggggtcccgccgAGGGCTCGCACCACGCCGGCGCACGGGGCtcgggcccggccgggcccctcGGGGGCGAGCGGAGACCCCGGGACcaccccccctccaccccccgcTTGCAGCGGGCCCCGCTGCACGGGGCGGCTCTTGGCGCGCAGACCGACCGCTGGCGAGCGCGCGCGACGCACCGGCACGCGCGTGCCCCGGCCCCCCAGGCGTCCAGGCTCCGGCTGCCGTCCCCCGACGCCGAGGGACGGGGTCCCCAAACCCCCCCGCCCGGCCGAGGCGCCGCTCCCGGGCGCTCACCTGTGTATTTCCGGAGGTTCCCGCTTGATCTTGGCGCTGGACTCCATCACCTCCTTCGCAACGCGGCCGCTGCAGGAGGTTCAAGAAGAGCAGCCGTGACGGCGCGCAGCGACCCGgccggcccgcccgccccaCCGAGCGGCGGCTCCCGGACCGCGCGGCTCTGCcgcgccccacgccgccccggcgcccggcggaCAGCGGGAGCATTCACTGCCCGCACGCGCTGCTGCGGGTACGCGACGACCAGGGAAGTGCCGGCTCGCGCCTCCGCCATCACTTTTTGCTTCTCCTGGCGCGTCTCGCGCTTTGGAGCTACTTCTCCGAGGAAGGCGACGAGCCGAGGGCGTCGCAGGACGCCCGTGCAAGCCAGGAGGGAGCCGGCCGTGCGCGCCCTGCGGCTGGGGACGCTCTGAGGCCCCTCGCCCAGCCCGCGCCCAGCCCGCCGCTCGGGGCCAGAGGGAACACCGCCCTTCGGGAACGGGAACGATTCGTTCTCCTCCTTACCAAGAGAAAAAGCCCCAACGGAACAAGCCGGACAACCCCAAGGCCTGTCCCCGCCCCGACAAGGCGCCGCAGCGCAGGGCgctgcagagaggcaggaggcagcatcGGGGACGAGGCAGCATCGGGGACGAGGCAGCATCGGGGACGATGCCTCGCTGCGCTGGCGAGGCCGCGATGGGAGCACCCTCCTGCAGCGACCCGCTCCCCGAGCCGGAGGAGCGGGCGAAAACAGCCAGTAACGGCCGCAACCTACCTGTATCGGAACCGGCTTCCTTTGAAGAACAAGTTGCTGCTGGACACAGTTCGGACCTGGCTTGACTTCTCCAACCTGGAAGGGCATCGGCAGGCGCGTGACGGCGCTgcggctgcggccgcgggctcggccgggcgcggggcggcgcgcagCCCGCCCTTCGGCTGCTCTCGGGTTTAATACACTTTGCCGGCGATTAGTATCGACCGCTTCGCTGATCCTATTAGAGCACCgaccgccgcggccccgcgcggcgcgcgCGATGGGTTAGCTGCCGCCACGTTCTGCCTCAGCGGACTGCACGAAccgcccgcagccgccgggcTGGCACGCTTTCCGGCTCAGCCGGCAGCAGGAAGGGCACGGCAGCGGAACGGCTCCGAGCCCAGCCGCCCCCGGGatggcaggcagcagcctggcGCGGCGGGCACCCCCCGAGCACCGAGCTCCCGGGGTCCCGCGCGCCCCGGGGTCCCGCGCGGACGCGCTGCCCGGTGAGCGGGGCGCTCGCCAGGTCCGCCGCGCGCAGCCCGACGCTGCTCCTACACGAGCCCGCTGCTAACGCAGCCGCTGCGGGAGAACGGGGCCCGCGGGAGACGGCTGGCGAGGGGCCTCCTGCCCCGGGAGCGGCGGAGCGGGGAGGCAGCACGGCCCCGGGCTCCCTGCCTTCGCGAGCCGCCCGCGCGCAGCGGGAGCTAACGAGAGCGCGAAGGCGCCGGCTCAAGCGCCGCCAGGGCTCAGCGGAGGGGGAGCGGGTGGCGCGGGTTGGCTCTGCCGTCTGGTGAGATAAGGCTATTTAAAGATAGGTGCTGTGACCAGGAAACTGCCGATGAGGCTGGCCTGGTCCCCGTCCAAGGAGAagggggacgtggggacacgGGGTCCGGCTCTGCAGCCAGGAATGCCGCGGGAGGGGCTCGCGGCCGCGGGGGACGCGGGCATCGCGCGGCAGCACGCGCGCGCGGGCTGAAGCTGCAAGGACACTGAAACCCTTCCCACAACCTCTGCCtcaaagggcaaggaggagtCTAGACGCACAGACCACCCCCCATCAGCCCGCAGACCCCCACGTCTCTGCACGCAGCTTTGGACGGAAATACACACAAAACACGGGCAGCGATGGCGCTTTGTCCCCCTCATCCCAGGAGAACCAACCTATTATCCCACAGAGCAACAAATACTCGGTGCTTCCACTGAATTCATAGTCCATTCTACTGGATGCATAATCCAGTGGTGATTTACTAACATTATTAATCATAAAAAGATTTGTAAAGCAATATTGCAATTTCATTTCATGTTAATAAGAAATGAAACCTGCTGATTGCAGCTGCTGATTGCAGTATTCCCAAAGAGAATACATTACACACTACATCTTACAtctttctgattaaaataaaactcattataaaatacaaagcagtctatttttaagcaaaacacagagcaaTATGGTAAAATCAAAATGTTCCTCCTGATAGCTCCCTGGTTTTCAGGTAGACAGTCTAGTCCACAACCTATTCTGCAACCTGCTCTGCCCTACAGTCTGACCCTTTTGAGGCAGCCTAACTAGCCAAacaggaacagaacagaaaactgacTTATTATCACAAAAAGGGAGCCACGGTTTTCCGTCTTTTGAGAAGGAATAGTGATTGCACTCTAAAATCTTCCCTGCTCCTAGTTCTTTGCAGATACTCCCTTTCTGCCACTTTGAGCTATTTAGAGGTTGGGAACCAGAGCGCACGAACGCGGGACGCTTACTCAGGGACTGGCGCCCTCGGGCTTCAGCGGTGCGAGCCAAGAGCCTGATGTACACGGGGATGATACCAACCCACGGAGAAATAcataacacaaaataaaacacacaccTAAATGTCCTTGCACTTACTTGTAAAAAGCTTGGTTTTCTATCCCACACTTCCAGAGATGTTTGCAGGCTTCTGGTGTTGGAGCGAAGTATGTAAGAAcgattttcttttcctacagaaaagaaaaggaagtccATGCAGAAAAAAGTGAGTGCTGACCAACAGGCAGTATGTCGGAAATGTGGCTGGATgccagggctgcaggagctgaaaaattgcatttataaGGTGAAAACCCTCCTCCAGAACCACTTAAAGGACAtggaaaactttcaaaaactgACTGACGCCCTTGCAAAAGCACCTAATGCAATTGATGGGGAGACAAGCACATCAGGAACCTGTCACCCGCTTTATTCACCGACACCCAGCTTATCTGCATTTCTGAGTGtccagaaatacattttaaaaaagaacgACGATTGCGTAACTATGTTCAGTAAGTCCCAAGATAAGAAAATGTGCACTCACCTCTTTCTGACTTACATACAAATAGAACGTCTTCCCctcaaatttcattttggtCACCTCATTCCTGAAAGGAGAGAACGTGCATGTTCCGGGCTGCCTCGGCCATCACCCCAGCAGATCACCGCTAACGCACGGCCCCCACGCAGCGGAACCGGATCGGGTAATATGCACAATGTCAGCCAGATTCTTTGTCGGAAGCTCAAAGGCAACAGGTATTTTAAGGATGGTAGTTGGAGCAGTTTTAAAACCACATGTTTTCAATTCATCGAAAGTGTAACGCGGTGGTAAGTGGACTCCTGGCTAGGAAACCAGCAGCTGTAAACGGGGAACATCTCAGGATGAAGTGTGATTCTCAGTGGGGTGTCCAAGAGTCACTGGAGAACTTTGCTTACAACATATGTGCACCGTCTGGATGAGAGTATCAGATGTGAGATACCACACTTAGCTGATGAGGCCAAAATTTGAGATACAGCAAAGAATGAGGAACAATGCGACCAGATTCAGAGGGGTTGAGGGGCGGCTTTCGGGTGACTCTGCCAATACACGGACGATGCGGCTTAATGCagacaaatgcagaaaataataaGTCTGGGGGCAACAAACCAAATATAGAGAGTACATATTACACGGAACAGTCATGCAGCGTACTGACCAGGAAAGGGGCTTAGGGGTTATTGCAGAAAAATCCTTGGAGCCATCAGCCCAGTGTATGGCTGCAGTAAAAAAGGCAAACAGGATACTGGGATACATCAACAGCGGGATAGGGTACAAACAAGAGAAGTGACACCGTAACTGCACATGGCCCGCTCCGCTCGGGCCGCCCGCTCCGAGGAGAGCCCCGCTGCGCTGGGGCGCGCGCCGGGACAGCCGGCAACCGGCAGCGCCCGAGCGCGCCCGGCCTCCGTGCGCCGCGAGCGGCGAGCTCTCCTCTTGCGTCCGCAAAGTCTCCAAGCGCGACAGCCGCCTCGCGCGCGCCTCGCCTCGGGCGGGAGTTGTTTCCTGCCTTTACCTGGTGCTGCCATTCCCGCCTGCACGGCGAGCGCTTTCCGCGGCCGAGGCGCGCTCGCGCAGCGCAGCAGCCCGGCAGAGCGCACGCTCCGCGGCAGCGGCCCGCCGCACGCGCGCGTGCACGCCGCTCGCACGCCGCTCGCACGCACCCACACCGCGCCTGGCAGACGCCAAGCAAATGCACACCACGTGCGAGCACCGCGTGTGAGCAGCACGTGCAAGCAGCACGTGCGAGCACCACGTGCGAGGAGCATGTGTGAGCACCGCGTGTGAGCACCGCGTGCAAGCACCACGTGCGAGGAGCATGTGTGAGCACCGCGTGCAAGCAGCACGCCAGCCGCTCCCGGGAGCGCCCAGCCGTGGTTTCACAACGCACGTGCACGCAGCGGCGCACGGACCCCACCTGGGGCCTCAGCTCCCCCTACGGCAGAAGCACTGGGAGGCTTTCAAGGAGCATCGGATAGCATTAAGGGGCTACGACGGcagggaattttattttatttttttgagaacaGCTGTATTTCATGGTCAATGCCATCAGCCACACTGAGGAACTGTGCGAAAAACGACAAACGGGTGCAATGGGTTTGGGAGCTAAGAGAAGGTCTCGCACGGGGACGGCCAGGAAAAGGGGCCCCGTCTTCGCTGCAGAGCGGGCTGCGAACCGCTGAGCTGCCGCGGCTCCACCGGCGCGGAGGGCTCCGACACGGCCCAGCGACCGCGGCGGAGGGGACGCCCGCCACATCCCCTCTAGTCCCGGGAACGTAACGATTTCGCCCTTGCCCCGGCTCGGATTGACACCACCAGGCTGGCTTCAAACCGAGTTTTAAATCTAGCAAGCCCAAAGCAGCCAGAGCGGCCTCCACGTCGGCTGCGCGAGCGTGCCCGGCGCtctgcggcgcggggccgcgggcagaGCAGCGGCGCTGCCAGCACAGGCGGCCGCACGGGCAGGTGCAGGCTGCAGTGACCTCGCCTGCCACAGAGCCCCGCGCTCTGTCCGTCTGGCCGCTGCGGTGACGGCCACGCGAGGCGCAGCGTGCCCCGGCCCCCGCTTCGGGGGCGCGCGGGGCAAGGGAAGCTCCCCAACGCACGTCCTTGGTGGACGGGGCGGGAGCGCCGGCCCGGGAGCCGCCCCGGAGCCGCAGGCGGCCGCAGCCCGggcgcagccgcccgccgcagccccggagCCGCCCCGGAGCCGCAGGCGGCCGCAGCCCGggcgcagccgcccgccgcagccccggagCCGCCCCGGAGCCGCAGGCGGCCGCAGCCCGggcgcagccgcccgccgcagccccggagCCGCCCCGGAGCCGCAGGCGGCCGCAGCCTCCCGGCGCCGGCCGGATCCGCGCGCCCCGCAGGCGAGCCGCCCCgtgccgggcgcggggggcccggAGAGCTGCGGGCAGACGGGAGGCACCAGCGAGGCCGTCAGAGCAGCAGGCACGCCGGGACGCGGGACGGACGTTTCCGGGCAGGGCGCACCCGGGTGCGAGGGGCagacccccccccgcccccgacGGGCACCGGCGTCCCTGGGCTCGGCCGCGCAGCgggcgcgggagccggcgcAAACGCCCGCCGGCACGGGACGCCCCTTCCAGCGTCGGGCCCCTCGGGCCCTTCTCCTCCGAGCCTCCCCGGCCAGGACCGAGCCCCGAGCCCCAGCCACGACGCGGGGACCCGGGTgcgcgccccctcccctccccggaCCTGTAGCCCCTTCCCCACGGCTGCCCGTTCACGCCCGGAGGAACGCGCCCAGCGCCGGCATCGCCCAGCACCCCGCTGccggcagcagctccccgggACGTCCCGGGGCGCCGAGCGCGATGCTCGTCCCTCCACCGCTCTCCTCGCAAGCGAGGGGGCACAAACGAGCCGGCGGGAGCTGCTTAAAGCCGGCAGGACGGACTGGCGTGCCACGGCAAAGCCGGGAGAACTCACCATTTGATGAAGTGAACTCTCTTGTTTCCCTGCAGAACAACAAACCCGAAAGGAGTGAAGGCCA
The sequence above is a segment of the Rhea pennata isolate bPtePen1 chromosome 10, bPtePen1.pri, whole genome shotgun sequence genome. Coding sequences within it:
- the FRMD5 gene encoding FERM domain-containing protein 5 isoform X2, which gives rise to MLSRWMSGSSRNLDREYNCTVRLLDDSEYTCTIQRDAKGQYLFDLLCHHLNLLEKDYFGIRFVDPDKQRHWLEFTKSVVKQMRAQPPFTMCFRVKFYPTDPAALKEEITRYLVFLQIKRDLYHGRLLCKTSDAALLAAYILQAEIGDYDPGKHPEGYSSKFQFFPKHSEKLERKIAEIHKTELSGQTPATSELNFLRKAQTLETYGVDPHPCKDVSGNAAFLAFTPFGFVVLQGNKRVHFIKWNEVTKMKFEGKTFYLYVSQKEEKKIVLTYFAPTPEACKHLWKCGIENQAFYKLEKSSQVRTVSSSNLFFKGSRFRYSGRVAKEVMESSAKIKREPPEIHRAGLVPSRSCPSITHGPRLSSVPRTRRRAVHISIMEGKIWPFPRSRSQPWRAEVVPGALAQLRCGSAFRAALTEGKGILVYNQRTGRKSVFFFFFLSLVLMCERRGRKRFLKYVLGFLKKCLTALTVDFAAQGLIAEQGQSEAHTDQMPPVQKENRGEFLSSAICISSEVQQRRL
- the FRMD5 gene encoding FERM domain-containing protein 5 isoform X3 → MLSRWMSGSSRNLDREYNCTVRLLDDSEYTCTIQRDAKGQYLFDLLCHHLNLLEKDYFGIRFVDPDKQRHWLEFTKSVVKQMRAQPPFTMCFRVKFYPTDPAALKEEITRYLVFLQIKRDLYHGRLLCKTSDAALLAAYILQAEIGDYDPGKHPEGYSSKFQFFPKHSEKLERKIAEIHKTELSGQTPATSELNFLRKAQTLETYGVDPHPCKDVSGNAAFLAFTPFGFVVLQGNKRVHFIKWNEVTKMKFEGKTFYLYVSQKEEKKIVLTYFAPTPEACKHLWKCGIENQAFYKLEKSSQVRTVSSSNLFFKGSRFRYSGRVAKEVMESSAKIKREPPEIHRAGLVPSRSCPSITHGPRLSSVPRTRRRAVHISIMEGLESLRDSAHSTPVRSASHGDAFVPQARSGRAESSERVAVIADENYSPADSVLPTPVAEHSLELLLLARQINGAPCSIEEEKESEANTPTAAEAEALGGEFRALCQGAAGAGGTQAEQAMVCLQNPLRGKPAH
- the FRMD5 gene encoding FERM domain-containing protein 5 isoform X1 — translated: MLSRWMSGSSRNLDREYNCTVRLLDDSEYTCTIQRDAKGQYLFDLLCHHLNLLEKDYFGIRFVDPDKQRHWLEFTKSVVKQMRAQPPFTMCFRVKFYPTDPAALKEEITRYLVFLQIKRDLYHGRLLCKTSDAALLAAYILQAEIGDYDPGKHPEGYSSKFQFFPKHSEKLERKIAEIHKTELSGQTPATSELNFLRKAQTLETYGVDPHPCKDVSGNAAFLAFTPFGFVVLQGNKRVHFIKWNEVTKMKFEGKTFYLYVSQKEEKKIVLTYFAPTPEACKHLWKCGIENQAFYKLEKSSQVRTVSSSNLFFKGSRFRYSGRVAKEVMESSAKIKREPPEIHRAGLVPSRSCPSITHGPRLSSVPRTRRRAVHISIMEGLESLRDSAHSTPVRSASHGDAFVPQARSGRAESSERVAVIADENYSPADSVLPTPVAEHSLELLLLARQINGAPCSIEEEKESEANTPTAAEAEALGGEFRALCQGAAGAGGTQAEQVNKFVLSVLRLLLVTVGLLFVLLLLLIILTESDLDTAFFRDIRQTPEFEQFHYQYFCPLRRWFACKIRSVVNLLIDT